In the genome of Ctenopharyngodon idella isolate HZGC_01 chromosome 19, HZGC01, whole genome shotgun sequence, one region contains:
- the utp18 gene encoding U3 small nucleolar RNA-associated protein 18 homolog isoform X1 — protein sequence MESSADPPMDPQKKESSASFVRKPKKAKRPITPDKSSKVKEKHTALCATLGGEDASVRLLEELVFGAEEQLTERLTKDSSTLLDDDEACGDSSEDSEARPNHRRAAWEDEDDELEEEIDMTHRFRRDFKKSEAETKMTKQKLQQRLKEQFQKAMGGTPSWAEETATKRQKKAEVESEDEDESEELLRRTGNFIGSSDSLPKGTIKIKRCLNANNECPSTSQLTTVQFHPSAQIVMTAGLDHSISLFQVDGKSNPKIQTIHLEKFPVNKASFSADGEHVVVTGLRNKLFYIYDMMEGKIIPVTCVRGLNEQKVSDFQVSPDGKHLLLSGSSGYLHLMTTKTREVIRSMKMNGNVCAAAFTADSSKIFSNSEEGEVFVWDVRSSKCLKRFEDDGCVKGTSLALSRDDTYLACGSQSGVVNIYSQKDCLLEVKPKPLKAVMNLLTAATSLCFNSTAEILAIGSRADNEANRLVHLPSFTVFSNFPQFNKKGIFKTRSLDFSPRSGFYSVANNAGHALLFRLLHYNDF from the exons ATGGAGTCGTCAGCTGACCCGCCAATGGATCCACAGAAGAAGGAATCGTCAGCGTCTTTCGTTAGAAAACCAAAGAAGGCGAAGAGGCCGATCACGCCAGACAAGAGCAGTAAAGTGAAGGAGAAGCACACGGCGCTGTGCGCGACGCTCGGCGGGGAGGACGCGTCCGTCAGGCTGCTGGAGGAGCTGGTGTTCGGCGCGGAGGAGCAGCTGACCGAGCGACTGACGAAG GACAGCAGCACTTTACTGGACGATGATGAGGCCTGCGGTGATTCTTCAGAGGACAGCGAGGCGCGTCCGAACCACAGAAGAGCTGCATGggaggatgaggatgatgaGCTGGAGGAAGA GATTGACATGACGCATCGGTTTCGCAGAGACTTTAAAAAGAGTGAAGCGGAAACTAAGATGACGAAACAGAAGCTACAGCAACGCTTAAAAGAGCA GTTTCAGAAAGCCATGGGCGGCACACCCAGCTGGGCAGAAGAGACCGCGACCAAACGGCAGAAGAAAG CAGAAGTTGAGAGTGAAGATGAGGATGAGAGCGAAGAACTGTTGCGAAGGACGGGGAACTTCATCGGCTCGTCTGACAGCCTGCCCAAAGGAACTATTAAG ATAAAGAGGTGCTTGAATGCGAACAATGAATGTCCAAGCACAAGTCAGCTGACCACAGTCCAGTTCCATCCGTCGGCTCAGATCGTGATGACCGCCGGTCTGGATCACTCCATATCACTCTTTCAG GTTGACGGCAAGAGCAACCCAAAGATCCAGACCATCCATCTAGAGAAATTCCCAGTGAATAAGGCTTCGTTTAGCGCTGATGGGGAACATGTTGTGGTGACTGGATTGAGGAACAAACTCTTCTACATCTATGATATGATGGAAGGCAAAATTATCCCTGTGACTTGCGTCCGAG GTCTGAATGAGCAGAAGGTCTCAGACTTTCAGGTTTCTCCAGATGGAAAGCATCTGCTTCTCTCTGGTTCCTCAGGGTATCTCCATCTCATGACCACAAAG ACCAGAGAAGTGATTCGCAGCATGAAGATGAACGGGAACGTGTGCGCGGCCGCTTTCACCGCAGACAGCAGCAAGATCTTCTCTAACTCCG AGGAAGGCGAGGTGTTTGTCTGGGACGTTCGGAGCAGTAAATGTCTGAAGAGGTTTGAAGACGACGGCTGTGTCAAAGGAACATCACTGGCGCTGTCCAGAGACGACACGTATCTGGCCTGTGG CTCTCAGTCCGGAGTGGTGAACATCTACTCACAGAAGGACTGTCTGCTCGAGGTCAAACCCAAACCTCTGAAGGCCGTCATGAACCTGCTGACGGCGGCAACATCTCTGTGCTTCAACAGCACCGCAGAGATCCTGGCCATCGGATCACGAGCGGACAACGAGGCTAACCGACTG GTCCACCTTCCAAGTTTCACAGTGTTCTCCAATTTCCCCCAATTCAATAAGAAGGGTATCTTTAAAACCCGGAGTCTGGATTTCTCCCCGAGGAGCGGCTTCTACTCAGTGGCCAATAATGCAGGCCACGCGCTGCTCTTCAG GCTTctgcattataatgacttctaA
- the utp18 gene encoding U3 small nucleolar RNA-associated protein 18 homolog isoform X2 → MESSADPPMDPQKKESSASFVRKPKKAKRPITPDKSSKVKEKHTALCATLGGEDASVRLLEELVFGAEEQLTERLTKDSSTLLDDDEACGDSSEDSEARPNHRRAAWEDEDDELEEEIDMTHRFRRDFKKSEAETKMTKQKLQQRLKEQFQKAMGGTPSWAEETATKRQKKEVESEDEDESEELLRRTGNFIGSSDSLPKGTIKIKRCLNANNECPSTSQLTTVQFHPSAQIVMTAGLDHSISLFQVDGKSNPKIQTIHLEKFPVNKASFSADGEHVVVTGLRNKLFYIYDMMEGKIIPVTCVRGLNEQKVSDFQVSPDGKHLLLSGSSGYLHLMTTKTREVIRSMKMNGNVCAAAFTADSSKIFSNSEEGEVFVWDVRSSKCLKRFEDDGCVKGTSLALSRDDTYLACGSQSGVVNIYSQKDCLLEVKPKPLKAVMNLLTAATSLCFNSTAEILAIGSRADNEANRLVHLPSFTVFSNFPQFNKKGIFKTRSLDFSPRSGFYSVANNAGHALLFRLLHYNDF, encoded by the exons ATGGAGTCGTCAGCTGACCCGCCAATGGATCCACAGAAGAAGGAATCGTCAGCGTCTTTCGTTAGAAAACCAAAGAAGGCGAAGAGGCCGATCACGCCAGACAAGAGCAGTAAAGTGAAGGAGAAGCACACGGCGCTGTGCGCGACGCTCGGCGGGGAGGACGCGTCCGTCAGGCTGCTGGAGGAGCTGGTGTTCGGCGCGGAGGAGCAGCTGACCGAGCGACTGACGAAG GACAGCAGCACTTTACTGGACGATGATGAGGCCTGCGGTGATTCTTCAGAGGACAGCGAGGCGCGTCCGAACCACAGAAGAGCTGCATGggaggatgaggatgatgaGCTGGAGGAAGA GATTGACATGACGCATCGGTTTCGCAGAGACTTTAAAAAGAGTGAAGCGGAAACTAAGATGACGAAACAGAAGCTACAGCAACGCTTAAAAGAGCA GTTTCAGAAAGCCATGGGCGGCACACCCAGCTGGGCAGAAGAGACCGCGACCAAACGGCAGAAGAAAG AAGTTGAGAGTGAAGATGAGGATGAGAGCGAAGAACTGTTGCGAAGGACGGGGAACTTCATCGGCTCGTCTGACAGCCTGCCCAAAGGAACTATTAAG ATAAAGAGGTGCTTGAATGCGAACAATGAATGTCCAAGCACAAGTCAGCTGACCACAGTCCAGTTCCATCCGTCGGCTCAGATCGTGATGACCGCCGGTCTGGATCACTCCATATCACTCTTTCAG GTTGACGGCAAGAGCAACCCAAAGATCCAGACCATCCATCTAGAGAAATTCCCAGTGAATAAGGCTTCGTTTAGCGCTGATGGGGAACATGTTGTGGTGACTGGATTGAGGAACAAACTCTTCTACATCTATGATATGATGGAAGGCAAAATTATCCCTGTGACTTGCGTCCGAG GTCTGAATGAGCAGAAGGTCTCAGACTTTCAGGTTTCTCCAGATGGAAAGCATCTGCTTCTCTCTGGTTCCTCAGGGTATCTCCATCTCATGACCACAAAG ACCAGAGAAGTGATTCGCAGCATGAAGATGAACGGGAACGTGTGCGCGGCCGCTTTCACCGCAGACAGCAGCAAGATCTTCTCTAACTCCG AGGAAGGCGAGGTGTTTGTCTGGGACGTTCGGAGCAGTAAATGTCTGAAGAGGTTTGAAGACGACGGCTGTGTCAAAGGAACATCACTGGCGCTGTCCAGAGACGACACGTATCTGGCCTGTGG CTCTCAGTCCGGAGTGGTGAACATCTACTCACAGAAGGACTGTCTGCTCGAGGTCAAACCCAAACCTCTGAAGGCCGTCATGAACCTGCTGACGGCGGCAACATCTCTGTGCTTCAACAGCACCGCAGAGATCCTGGCCATCGGATCACGAGCGGACAACGAGGCTAACCGACTG GTCCACCTTCCAAGTTTCACAGTGTTCTCCAATTTCCCCCAATTCAATAAGAAGGGTATCTTTAAAACCCGGAGTCTGGATTTCTCCCCGAGGAGCGGCTTCTACTCAGTGGCCAATAATGCAGGCCACGCGCTGCTCTTCAG GCTTctgcattataatgacttctaA
- the LOC127500484 gene encoding nucleoside diphosphate kinase A2, whose amino-acid sequence MAAKTERTFIAIKPDGVQRGLMGEIIKRFEQKGFRLVAMKFLQASEDLLKQHYIDLKDRPFYPGLVKYMNSGPVLAMVWEGLNVVKTGRVMLGETNPADSKPGTIRGDFCIEVGRNIIHGSDSVDSANKEISLWFTPEELVSYKSCAQAWIYE is encoded by the exons ATGGCTGCCAAAACCGAGCGCACCTTCATCGCCATCAAACCCGACGGCGTGCAGCGCGGCCTGATGGGAGAAATCATCAAGCGCTTCGAGCAGAAGGGCTTCAGACTGGTGGCCATGAAGTTCCTTCAG GCGTCTGAGGATCTGCTGAAGCAGCATtacatcgacctgaaggaccGGCCCTTCTACCCCGGACTCGTCAAGTACATGAACTCCGGGCCGGTTCTGGCCATG GTATGGGAGGGTCTGAATGTTGTGAAGACCGGAAGGGTGATGCTCGGAGAGACCAATCCCGCCGACTCCAAACCCGGAACCATCAGGGGTGATTTCTGCATCGAAGTGGGCAG GAACATCATCCATGGCAGCGACTCCGTGGACAGCGCAAATAAAGAGATCAGCCTGTGGTTCACGCCGGAGGAGCTGGTGTCCTACAAGAGCTGCGCGCAAGCATGGATCTACGAATAA
- the LOC127500481 gene encoding E3 ubiquitin-protein ligase TRIM7 isoform X1, with translation MSCRLQEYQMDSDLFSEQELTCSICLDLFSQPVSTPCGHNFCQGCIGGYWASSSISSCPLCKRVFEERPELSINRVFAHIAQKYKEMHYGGPPQAKPRQKAAMTGASLSEGEQILCDVCSGMKRKAVSSCLTCTASYCEIHVLPHQQTPFYASHRLLDPHEALRGRTCQEHGRLLEVYCRTDQKCICAICVLEEHRTHTTVSVQTERASKQRLLGRTELDLQTCIDNRNAQLTEMKSKLHALQSYSQAELSEVEQLLSDVTHSVHRIRTELVGGIEERREAVIGRGQSIVSQLESKLAQLQERRGRLEAQAVSDDHIGFLQSFEEANSPLQDSDMDLHEVEEMTLHFSLGDVKAALGEIRERLDDIRAGEVHYRHSVPSLAESESMMSVRSLRRKEWSLKDLRKLKLGHKKVKGYLEDVTLNPTSAYPFLILSDDRKQLKRGEKLQFYRNSPQRFDVWSCALAKEGYESGRHYWEVNVGENKDWKLGVVRESAQRKGLFDMTPAIGYYALWWSGNHLRALTAPPLAKVKVTGHLRRIGVYLDCEEGQVIFYNAKTGSELYSFAAEFSEKMFPLFGTGDKEVPLVLMSPFLSVPE, from the exons ATGTCTTGTAGGCTGCAGGAGTATCAGATGGACAGCGATCTTTTCTCCGAGCAGGAGCTCACCTGCTCCATCTGTCTGGATCTCTTCAGCCAGCCGGTTTCCACGCCATGCGGCCACAACTTCTGCCAGGGCTGCATCGGCGGCTACTGGGCGTCCAGCTCCATCTCCAGCTGCCCTTTGTGTAAACGGGTGTTTGAAGAACGTCCCGAGCTGAGCATAAACCGTGTGTTTGCACACATTGCCCAGAAGTATAAAGAGATGCACTACGGTGGGCCTCCTCAAGCCAAGCCGCGACAGAAAGCCGCTATGACCGGAGCTTCGCTCTCTGAGGGCGAGCAGATCTTATGTGACGTCTGCAGTGGCATGAAGAGGAAGGCCGTCAGCTCCTGCCTCACGTGCACAGCGTCGTACTGCGAGATTCATGTTCTGCCGCACCAGCAGACGCCGTTCTACGCGTCCCATCGGCTGCTGGATCCACACGAGGCCCTGCGAGGCCGAACCTGCCAGGAACACGGCCGACTGCTGGAGGTTTACTGTCGCACGGATCAGAAGTGTATCTGTGCCATCTGTGTGCTGGAGGAGCATCGCACACACactacagtttcagtgcagacCGAACGCGCCAGCAAACAG AGACTCCTGGGAAGAACAGAACTGGACCTTCAGACATGTATTGACAACAGAAACGCTCAGCTGACTGAGATGAAGAGCAAACTACACGCCCTGCAG AGCTACTCTCAGGCCGAGCTGTCCGAGGTGGAGCAGCTGCTGTCTGACGTCACACACTCCGTCCATCGCATCCGCACCGAGCTGGTGGGCGGGATCGAGGAGAGGAGAGAGGCTGTGATTGGCCGAGGACAAAGCATCGTCTCCCAGCTGGAGTCAAAGTTAGCGCAGCTGCAGGAGCGCAGGGGTCGACTGGAGGCGCAGGCTGTTTCAGATGATCACATCGGCTTCCTTCAG agttttgaGGAAGCCAACAGCCCCTTGCAGGACTCAGACATGGATCTGCATGAGGTGGAGGAAATGACGCTACACTTCTCGCTCGGGGACGTGAAAGCAGCTTTAGGAGAGATCCGTGAGCGACTGGACGACATTCGTGCCGGAGAAGTGCACTACCGACACTCTG TGCCTTCGTTAGCAGAGAGTGAGAGTATGATGAGCGTCCGGTCTCTCAGGAGGAAGGAATGGTCACTGAAGG ATCTACGGAAATTAAAATTGG GACACAAGAAGGTTAAAGGTTATCTTG AGGATGTCACACTGAACCCAACCTCAGCTTACCCGTTCCTCATCCTCTCTGACGACCGCAAGCAGCTGAAGCGCGGCGAGAAGCTGCAGTTCTACCGGAACAGCCCGCAGCGCTTCGACGTCTGGTCCTGCGCGCTCGCCAAAGAGGGATACGAGTCTGGACGCCACTACTGGGAG GTGAACGTTGGTGAAAATAAGGACTGGAAGTTGGGAGTCGTGCGTGAATCTGCGCAGAGGAAGGGTCTGTTCGACATGACGCCCGCTATCGGATACTACGCGCTCTGGTGGAGCGGGAACCACTTGCGCGCTCTGACCGCGCCGCCGCTGGCCAAGGTTAAAGTCACCGGTCACTTACGGCGCATAGGCGTCTATCTGGACTGTGAGGAGGGTCAGGTGATCTTCTACAACGCCAAGACCGGATCGGAGCTGTATTCATTCGCGGCAGAGTTCTCAGAGAAGATGTTCCCGCTCTTCGGCACCGGCGACAAGGAAGTTCCGCTGGTGTTGATGTCTCCGTTCCTCAGCGTCCCGGAGTGA
- the LOC127500481 gene encoding E3 ubiquitin-protein ligase TRIM7 isoform X2, with amino-acid sequence MDSDLFSEQELTCSICLDLFSQPVSTPCGHNFCQGCIGGYWASSSISSCPLCKRVFEERPELSINRVFAHIAQKYKEMHYGGPPQAKPRQKAAMTGASLSEGEQILCDVCSGMKRKAVSSCLTCTASYCEIHVLPHQQTPFYASHRLLDPHEALRGRTCQEHGRLLEVYCRTDQKCICAICVLEEHRTHTTVSVQTERASKQRLLGRTELDLQTCIDNRNAQLTEMKSKLHALQSYSQAELSEVEQLLSDVTHSVHRIRTELVGGIEERREAVIGRGQSIVSQLESKLAQLQERRGRLEAQAVSDDHIGFLQSFEEANSPLQDSDMDLHEVEEMTLHFSLGDVKAALGEIRERLDDIRAGEVHYRHSVPSLAESESMMSVRSLRRKEWSLKDLRKLKLGHKKVKGYLEDVTLNPTSAYPFLILSDDRKQLKRGEKLQFYRNSPQRFDVWSCALAKEGYESGRHYWEVNVGENKDWKLGVVRESAQRKGLFDMTPAIGYYALWWSGNHLRALTAPPLAKVKVTGHLRRIGVYLDCEEGQVIFYNAKTGSELYSFAAEFSEKMFPLFGTGDKEVPLVLMSPFLSVPE; translated from the exons ATGGACAGCGATCTTTTCTCCGAGCAGGAGCTCACCTGCTCCATCTGTCTGGATCTCTTCAGCCAGCCGGTTTCCACGCCATGCGGCCACAACTTCTGCCAGGGCTGCATCGGCGGCTACTGGGCGTCCAGCTCCATCTCCAGCTGCCCTTTGTGTAAACGGGTGTTTGAAGAACGTCCCGAGCTGAGCATAAACCGTGTGTTTGCACACATTGCCCAGAAGTATAAAGAGATGCACTACGGTGGGCCTCCTCAAGCCAAGCCGCGACAGAAAGCCGCTATGACCGGAGCTTCGCTCTCTGAGGGCGAGCAGATCTTATGTGACGTCTGCAGTGGCATGAAGAGGAAGGCCGTCAGCTCCTGCCTCACGTGCACAGCGTCGTACTGCGAGATTCATGTTCTGCCGCACCAGCAGACGCCGTTCTACGCGTCCCATCGGCTGCTGGATCCACACGAGGCCCTGCGAGGCCGAACCTGCCAGGAACACGGCCGACTGCTGGAGGTTTACTGTCGCACGGATCAGAAGTGTATCTGTGCCATCTGTGTGCTGGAGGAGCATCGCACACACactacagtttcagtgcagacCGAACGCGCCAGCAAACAG AGACTCCTGGGAAGAACAGAACTGGACCTTCAGACATGTATTGACAACAGAAACGCTCAGCTGACTGAGATGAAGAGCAAACTACACGCCCTGCAG AGCTACTCTCAGGCCGAGCTGTCCGAGGTGGAGCAGCTGCTGTCTGACGTCACACACTCCGTCCATCGCATCCGCACCGAGCTGGTGGGCGGGATCGAGGAGAGGAGAGAGGCTGTGATTGGCCGAGGACAAAGCATCGTCTCCCAGCTGGAGTCAAAGTTAGCGCAGCTGCAGGAGCGCAGGGGTCGACTGGAGGCGCAGGCTGTTTCAGATGATCACATCGGCTTCCTTCAG agttttgaGGAAGCCAACAGCCCCTTGCAGGACTCAGACATGGATCTGCATGAGGTGGAGGAAATGACGCTACACTTCTCGCTCGGGGACGTGAAAGCAGCTTTAGGAGAGATCCGTGAGCGACTGGACGACATTCGTGCCGGAGAAGTGCACTACCGACACTCTG TGCCTTCGTTAGCAGAGAGTGAGAGTATGATGAGCGTCCGGTCTCTCAGGAGGAAGGAATGGTCACTGAAGG ATCTACGGAAATTAAAATTGG GACACAAGAAGGTTAAAGGTTATCTTG AGGATGTCACACTGAACCCAACCTCAGCTTACCCGTTCCTCATCCTCTCTGACGACCGCAAGCAGCTGAAGCGCGGCGAGAAGCTGCAGTTCTACCGGAACAGCCCGCAGCGCTTCGACGTCTGGTCCTGCGCGCTCGCCAAAGAGGGATACGAGTCTGGACGCCACTACTGGGAG GTGAACGTTGGTGAAAATAAGGACTGGAAGTTGGGAGTCGTGCGTGAATCTGCGCAGAGGAAGGGTCTGTTCGACATGACGCCCGCTATCGGATACTACGCGCTCTGGTGGAGCGGGAACCACTTGCGCGCTCTGACCGCGCCGCCGCTGGCCAAGGTTAAAGTCACCGGTCACTTACGGCGCATAGGCGTCTATCTGGACTGTGAGGAGGGTCAGGTGATCTTCTACAACGCCAAGACCGGATCGGAGCTGTATTCATTCGCGGCAGAGTTCTCAGAGAAGATGTTCCCGCTCTTCGGCACCGGCGACAAGGAAGTTCCGCTGGTGTTGATGTCTCCGTTCCTCAGCGTCCCGGAGTGA